Proteins found in one Serratia plymuthica genomic segment:
- a CDS encoding YecA family protein, translated as MSIQNTFPSYQSLTVALNQQAVALTAAEMHGLISGLLCGGSRDAGWQTLVYDLTNEGVAFPQALNLPLQQLYEITRETLEDDDFMFQLMMPEGETVTVFDRADALAGWVNHFLLGLGMMQPKLAQVKDEVGEAIDDLRNIAQLGYDEDEDQEELEHSLEEVVEYVRVAAILCHTEFTRRKPTAPENAKPTLH; from the coding sequence ATGTCCATACAGAATACATTTCCAAGTTACCAATCTTTGACCGTTGCTCTCAACCAGCAAGCGGTGGCGTTGACCGCAGCAGAAATGCACGGCCTGATCAGCGGTCTGTTGTGCGGTGGCAGCCGCGACGCCGGCTGGCAGACGCTGGTCTACGATCTGACTAACGAAGGCGTGGCCTTTCCGCAGGCATTGAACCTGCCGCTCCAGCAACTTTATGAAATTACGCGTGAAACGCTGGAAGACGACGACTTCATGTTCCAACTGATGATGCCGGAAGGCGAAACGGTAACCGTTTTCGATCGCGCCGACGCGCTGGCCGGGTGGGTGAACCATTTCCTGCTCGGGCTGGGGATGATGCAACCGAAACTGGCTCAGGTGAAAGACGAAGTGGGTGAGGCGATCGACGATCTGCGCAATATCGCCCAACTGGGTTACGACGAAGACGAAGATCAGGAAGAGCTGGAACACTCTCTGGAAGAAGTGGTGGAGTATGTGCGGGTGGCGGCCATTTTGTGCCATACCGAATTTACTCGCCGCAAGCCGACGGCGCCGGAGAACGCCAAACCGACCTTGCACTAA
- the pepP gene encoding Xaa-Pro aminopeptidase, which yields MTQQEFNNRRQALLAKMAPASAAIIFSAPEATRSADTEYPYRQNSDFWYLTGFNEPEAVLILVKSDETHNHSVVFNRVRDLTAEIWFGRRLGQDAAPAKLGVDRALPFDEINDQLHLLLNGLDVVYHAQGEYAYADQILFAALDKLRKGFRQNLQAPATLVDWRPWLHEMRLFKSAEELAVMRRAGEISALAHTRAMEKCRPGMFEYQLEAEILHEFNRLGARYPSYNTIVGGGENACILHYTENESELRDGDLVLIDAGCEYKGYAGDITRTFPVNGKFSKPQRALYDIVLKSLLRALELLKPGASIREANDAVVRIMITGLVELGVLKGEVEQLIAEQAHRQFYMHGLGHWLGLDVHDVGNYVTPARDRELEPGMVLTVEPGLYIAPDADVPEQYRGIGIRIEDDIVITAGGNENLTAGVVKDADAIEALMAAAR from the coding sequence ATGACTCAGCAGGAATTCAACAACCGCCGTCAGGCGCTGTTGGCGAAAATGGCTCCGGCCAGCGCGGCAATTATTTTCTCTGCGCCGGAAGCGACGCGCAGTGCAGATACTGAATATCCCTACCGTCAGAACAGCGATTTCTGGTATTTGACCGGTTTCAACGAGCCGGAAGCGGTGTTGATTCTGGTGAAGAGCGACGAAACGCATAACCACAGCGTGGTGTTCAACCGGGTGCGCGATCTGACGGCGGAAATCTGGTTTGGCCGCCGCCTGGGCCAGGATGCCGCACCGGCGAAGCTCGGGGTGGATCGCGCGCTGCCGTTTGATGAAATCAACGACCAATTGCACCTGCTGCTCAATGGCCTGGATGTGGTTTATCACGCGCAGGGCGAATACGCCTATGCCGATCAGATCCTGTTCGCGGCGCTGGACAAGCTGCGCAAAGGCTTCCGTCAGAACCTGCAAGCGCCGGCGACCCTTGTCGACTGGCGCCCTTGGCTGCACGAAATGCGCCTGTTCAAATCCGCTGAAGAGCTGGCCGTGATGCGTCGCGCCGGTGAGATCAGCGCGCTGGCTCATACCCGCGCGATGGAAAAATGTCGCCCTGGGATGTTTGAGTATCAGCTCGAGGCGGAAATCCTGCATGAATTTAACCGCCTTGGCGCCCGTTACCCGTCTTACAACACCATCGTCGGCGGCGGCGAAAATGCCTGCATCCTGCACTACACAGAAAACGAAAGTGAATTGCGCGATGGCGATCTGGTGCTGATCGACGCCGGTTGCGAGTATAAAGGCTATGCCGGCGACATCACCCGTACCTTCCCGGTGAACGGTAAATTCAGCAAACCGCAGCGTGCTCTGTACGACATCGTGCTGAAGTCGCTGCTGCGGGCGCTGGAGCTGTTAAAACCCGGCGCCAGCATCCGTGAGGCAAACGACGCAGTCGTGCGCATCATGATTACCGGGTTGGTGGAGTTGGGCGTCCTGAAAGGCGAGGTGGAGCAACTGATTGCCGAACAGGCGCACCGTCAGTTCTACATGCATGGGCTGGGCCACTGGCTGGGGCTGGACGTGCACGACGTCGGCAATTACGTCACGCCAGCTCGCGATCGGGAACTGGAGCCGGGCATGGTGCTGACCGTCGAGCCGGGCCTGTACATCGCACCGGATGCCGACGTGCCGGAACAATACCGCGGTATCGGCATTCGCATTGAAGACGATATTGTGATCACCGCCGGCGGCAATGAAAACCTGACCGCCGGGGTGGTGAAAGACGCCGATGCCATTGAAGCGTTGATGGCGGCGGCAAGGTAA
- the ubiH gene encoding 2-octaprenyl-6-methoxyphenyl hydroxylase: protein MSVIIVGGGMAGATLALAISSLTQGRMAVDLIEATRPDDRSHPGFDARAIALAQGTCRQLTRIGVWPALRDCATAITHVHVSDRGHAGFVNLYAQDYQVDALGQVIELHDAGQRLFALLAKAPGVTLHCPARVVDVLRTADRAEVLLDNGRRINGQLLVAADGSRSALAQACNVQWQQSEYPQFATIANVTTSEDPQGRAFERFTRYGPLALLPMSQGRSSLVWCHAREDRAEVDNWDDARFIRELQQAFGWRLGRIVKAGKRHSYPLSLLTASQHVSHRLALVGNAAQTLHPIAGQGFNLGLRDVMSLAETLAEAEQAGEDPGGYALLSRYQQRRQKDQQATVGVTDGLIRLFANRYGPLVVGRNLGLMAMEQLPAVRDAFAKRTLGWVDR from the coding sequence ATGAGCGTAATTATCGTTGGCGGCGGCATGGCGGGCGCGACCTTGGCGCTGGCTATCTCGTCGCTTACACAAGGCAGAATGGCGGTTGATCTGATCGAAGCTACGCGGCCGGACGATCGCAGCCATCCGGGGTTTGACGCCCGCGCCATTGCCTTGGCGCAGGGCACTTGCCGGCAATTGACGCGTATCGGCGTCTGGCCGGCGCTGCGCGACTGCGCGACGGCCATTACCCATGTGCATGTCAGCGATCGCGGCCACGCCGGTTTTGTTAACCTGTATGCGCAAGATTATCAGGTCGACGCGCTTGGGCAGGTTATTGAGCTGCATGATGCCGGCCAGCGGCTGTTCGCGTTGCTGGCCAAAGCGCCCGGCGTCACGCTGCACTGCCCGGCACGGGTGGTCGACGTGCTGCGTACTGCGGATCGCGCCGAAGTGCTGTTGGATAACGGACGCCGCATCAACGGGCAACTGCTGGTGGCGGCGGACGGATCGCGTTCGGCGCTGGCGCAGGCCTGCAATGTGCAGTGGCAACAAAGCGAATACCCGCAGTTTGCCACCATCGCCAACGTCACCACTTCAGAGGACCCGCAGGGGCGTGCCTTCGAACGTTTCACCCGCTATGGGCCATTGGCGCTGTTGCCGATGTCTCAGGGCCGCAGTTCGCTGGTGTGGTGCCATGCGCGTGAAGATCGCGCCGAGGTCGACAACTGGGACGACGCCCGCTTTATCCGTGAGCTGCAACAGGCGTTTGGCTGGCGGCTGGGCCGGATCGTCAAGGCCGGCAAACGGCACAGCTATCCGCTAAGTCTGCTGACCGCCAGCCAGCATGTCAGCCATCGGTTGGCATTGGTGGGCAATGCCGCGCAGACGCTGCATCCGATAGCCGGTCAGGGGTTCAATCTGGGGCTGCGCGATGTGATGTCGCTGGCGGAAACGTTGGCAGAGGCGGAGCAGGCGGGCGAAGATCCCGGCGGCTATGCGCTGCTGAGCCGCTATCAGCAGCGGCGGCAGAAAGATCAGCAGGCGACCGTCGGCGTGACCGACGGCCTGATCCGGTTGTTCGCCAATCGTTATGGTCCTTTAGTGGTCGGCCGCAATCTGGGCCTGATGGCGATGGAACAGCTGCCGGCGGTGCGCGATGCCTTTGCCAAACGTACGCTGGGCTGGGTGGATCGCTAG
- the ubiI gene encoding FAD-dependent 2-octaprenylphenol hydroxylase, with amino-acid sequence MQSFDVVIAGGGMVGLALACGLQGSGLRVAVLEHRQPEMAPPQEQPALRVSAINAASERLLQHIGVWDEILALRASAYNAMEVWDRDSFGKIAFRGDECGFSHLGHIIENSVIQQALWKRAESLSDVTLITPAALKQVAWGENDAFITLEDGRMLTARLVVGADGAHSWLRQHADIPLTFWDYRHHALVATIRTDEPHLATARQVFYGNGILAFLPFSDPHLCSIVWSVTPEEAERLKQLEPEQFNRELAMTFDLRLGACRLESERQTFPLTGRYARSFAAHRLALVGDAAHTVHPLAGQGVNLGFMDAAELIAELRRLQRQGKDIGQHLYLRRYERRRKHGAAVMLASMQGFRELFDGNHPAKKLLRDVGLRLADSLPGVKPKLVRQAMGLNDLPEWLA; translated from the coding sequence ATGCAATCATTTGACGTGGTCATCGCCGGCGGCGGTATGGTGGGGTTGGCGCTGGCCTGTGGCCTGCAAGGCAGCGGCCTGCGCGTTGCGGTGCTTGAACACCGGCAACCGGAGATGGCACCGCCGCAGGAACAGCCGGCGCTGCGCGTATCCGCCATCAACGCCGCCAGTGAGCGCCTGCTGCAGCATATTGGCGTGTGGGACGAAATCCTCGCCCTGCGTGCCAGCGCTTACAACGCGATGGAAGTGTGGGATCGCGACAGCTTCGGCAAAATCGCCTTTCGCGGCGATGAATGCGGCTTCAGTCACCTCGGCCACATCATTGAGAATTCGGTGATCCAGCAGGCGCTGTGGAAGCGTGCGGAAAGCCTGAGCGATGTCACGCTGATCACCCCTGCGGCGCTAAAACAGGTGGCCTGGGGCGAGAACGACGCCTTTATCACGCTTGAAGATGGCCGCATGCTGACCGCCCGGCTGGTGGTGGGTGCCGACGGCGCGCATTCCTGGCTGCGTCAGCACGCCGACATCCCGCTGACCTTCTGGGATTACCGCCATCATGCGCTGGTGGCCACCATCCGCACCGACGAGCCGCACCTGGCGACGGCGCGGCAGGTATTTTATGGCAATGGCATTCTGGCGTTTCTGCCGTTCAGCGATCCGCATCTGTGCTCGATCGTGTGGTCGGTAACGCCGGAAGAAGCGGAGCGCCTGAAGCAGCTGGAGCCGGAGCAGTTTAATCGCGAGCTGGCGATGACGTTCGATCTGCGCCTCGGCGCTTGCCGGCTTGAGAGTGAACGCCAGACCTTCCCGTTGACCGGGCGTTACGCGCGCAGCTTTGCCGCGCACCGGCTGGCGTTAGTGGGGGATGCGGCGCATACCGTGCATCCGTTGGCCGGCCAGGGGGTGAACCTGGGCTTTATGGACGCCGCCGAGCTGATTGCCGAGCTGCGCCGCCTGCAACGCCAGGGCAAGGACATTGGCCAACACTTGTATCTGCGCCGTTATGAGCGCCGTCGCAAACACGGCGCGGCCGTGATGCTGGCGAGTATGCAAGGGTTCCGTGAGCTGTTCGACGGTAATCATCCGGCGAAGAAACTGCTGCGTGATGTCGGTCTGCGTCTGGCCGACAGCTTGCCGGGCGTGAAGCCAAAACTGGTACGCCAGGCAATGGGCCTGAACGATTTGCCGGAGTGGCTGGCTTAA